Below is a window of Solanum stenotomum isolate F172 chromosome 7, ASM1918654v1, whole genome shotgun sequence DNA.
NNNNNNNNNNNNNNNNNNNNNNNNNNNNNNNNNNNNNNNNNNNNNNNNNNNNNNNNNNNNNNNNNNNNNNNNNNNNNNNNNNNNNNNNNNNNNNNNNNNNNNNNNNNNNNNNNNNNNNNNNNNNNNNNNNNNNNNNNNNNNNNNNNNNNNNNNNNNNNNNNNNNNNNNNNNNNNNNNNNNNNNNNNNNNNNNNNNNNNNNNNNNNNNNNNNNNNNNNNNNNNNNNNNNNNNNNNNNNNNNNNNNNNNNNNNNNNNNNNNNNNNNNNNNNNNNNNNNNNNNNNNNNNNNNNNNNNNNNNNNNNNNNNNNNNNNNNNNNNNNNNNNNNNNNNNNNNNNNNNNNNNNNNNNNNNNNNNNNNNNNNNNNNNNNNNNNNNNNNNNNNNNNNNNNNNNNNNNNNNNNNNNNNNNNNNNNNNNNNNNNNNNNNNNNNNNNNNNNNNNNNNNNNNNNNNNNNNNNNNNNNNNNNNNNNNNNNNNNNNNNNNNNNNNNNNNNNNNNNNNNNNNNNNNNNNNNNNNNNNNNNNNNNNNNNNNNNNNNNNNNNNNNNNNNNNNNNNNNNNNNNNNNNNNNNNNNNNNNNNNNNNNNNNNNNAATTAATATAATCTTGGTTATGAGTTCAATGGCAGAGCCAGGACTGCTATCAAGAATGGAACACACAACCTCCtataagttttatatatatatatatatatatatatatatatatatattcattgaattaaatttgacttatatataatgtaatttttcgacgaatTTCGATCCCCTTTTGCTCTGAGGTAGATCCGCCCTCTgataattatatttgattttcaaattaGGTTGATTAATCATGGTGTAATTTTGACTGACTCAAACTTGCAAGTCTTTCCCAAAACAAACAAGTAATTCCAAACAATTACTTTAATACAAACGCAGTCTATAGAAATatccataataataataataataataatacatcaAGAAAAAAACTCTACACTTACGTGATGGAACAGGAATTCAACATAGTGACGAGCTATGATAGGTGGTCAGTTGAACAtctttcatcaaaaaaaaaatttatatataaaaaattatgcgAAATACGTAccttagaaattattttaagtgCGCCATATATTTATTTAGCATATCAAACTATTTATTCTCTTTATGATACTTATCTAAACACGTAACTATTTTTCGTAAATTCAACTTCTACccttgaaaaacattttaaaaattaataattctcaTTCGAAGTTGCCAGGATGTGAGGCAGTTAATTTCTACACAAAGGACCAAATTTTTGTTCTGGTTTTAGTGTCCAtcactttctttgttttttgttttcattataTCCAAATTACTTTCCATGACCAACAAATTCTCATTCTTCTCTCATACAATAATTTTCTCCCAATAGATTGAGGGCGGCTCAATAATATCGAGGTTTTATAAGTAAAAATTGAATCACACCCTCTCTTGATTAGAGGTTCCAAGTTTGAATTCTTAAATGAAAGTAAATACTGCTAGATGGAACTTCTCTTTAAAGAACTTATGTGacacaaatcaaattaattaggACTCCAGCACACATCAAGACATGATTGTAtaagaaaaatagtttttttccaGACCCCTATAATTTTGGAGCCTAAAGCCCTTATTTTAGTTGCTTCACCATTTGGTCACGTCCATGCTTCACGAGGCCGTAGAACATGTGTGAGCCCCCAtctaatggaaaaaaatatatacatctTTATGCTTCACGAGGTTGTAGAACATGTGTGAGCCCCAtctaatagaaaaaatatacatCTTTTTAGTAATTCAAGTCTTCTTATGTTCTATAGACTTTTTATTCCACCCAAAAATGCTTAATTAATCTTGTTTAACCTTATtttgataatataattttgaaaaaaaaaataagaattaccTAGATTAAAGTATGACTATTCTTTAAAGAATATAGTATTCCATGAATCACGCGACATGCAAGGTACTAATCacatttgaattttctttatatgaaaaataaaattccacAATGTTTAAATTTAACAATCAAAGTTTGATAAAAATCtaatcaagataaaaaaaatgctcattttagaaaaacttaaagGACCGAAAGTAATTACTTCTAAAAAATTGAAGGACCAAAATGGCTCAACTAAATACACACGAGACTATTTTGAACTTACTATCAAAGATAAGAGACCATTTTCATCATTTCCTCTACTAATTTCCTTTGAATTTTCTTCACACATGCTAAACAAAATTCCACAATTAATTTTACTTATAAATACACTACTTATCTCACATTTATAATCACAATAACTtagatttattttctttccactAGACCTAAAGCAAAATGGGGTTGTTTAACATCTCATTGTTACTCACTTGTTGTCTCATGGTATTAGCCATATTTCACTCTTGTGATGCCCAAAATTCACCCCAAGACTATCTTGCGGTTCACAACGATGCCCGTGCCCAAGTCGGGGTCGGCCCAATGTCTTGGGATGCCGGCTTGGCATCCCGAGCACAAAATTATGCCAATTCAAGAACTGGTGATTGTAACTTGATTCATTCCGGTGCAGGGGAGAACCTTGCCAAGGGAAGTGGTGATTTCACGGGGAGGGCAGCTGTGGAATTGTGGGTGGGGGAGAAGCCAAACTACAACTATGGTACCAACCAATGTGCAAGCGGACAAGTGTGCGGACACTATACTCAAGTAGTCTGGCGTAACTCAGTCCGACTAGGTTGTGGTCGGGCTCGTTGCAACAATGGGTGGTGGTTCATTTCTTGTAACTATGATCCTGTTGGGAACTACGTCGGACAACGTCCTTACTAAAATATGTTTACTTATGATGTGTAAGGGATTAAATGTACgtctataattattattatttccctTCGATGTTGCTAGTGTGAATAATTCCACGTACCATTTGTTCATGGTATAGTGGGCTTAAGTTGATAATTAAGTATGGAAATACATAaagtttttcctatttttttaaaaatcttttcttaAATAAGATTAAAATACATGGCATAATGATTgtataagtaaaataattattgttttctGCACGTGGCAAGATTCAAATTACGAGAGTTAAATTATTAATGTTTTAGTGTAAAGTTGAGCGTAGATTCTTTATATCTcataaaatgaattatatatttaaaaactgcttaaaatgatttaaaataaaatatactagttaataacttgaaatgtttttttaagatgtgattaaaaaaaaaatatttttgactccCCAAATAATTGTATTGTTAGACACATAAATTACCATTGGGTGGACCGATGAGTCAATTGTGGAGATTTCAATCAATTATTGAGCAACtttgtattaaattaaaaattttgtaaAGTATGTGGCACACAAGTTAACATTGTGAGTCCTTCTGATACAAAGCAGCATttgttaaagaatttttttactGAGATTTTTTATGCGAATTTAAATTTAAGCAAACTATCCTTAACGAAAGGTTTCATAGTCGAGTCCTAGATATATGTAGAGTCGTACTTGATAGAAAACAATTTACCCTCATGGACTTTATGATGCTAATCGAGAGaattacttttcaaaataatccaaaaccattaattaatatatgtcCAATTTAGGGTTGCATGAAATCGTAATATTTCTAGAACAATTTTAGATTAAGTTAATGAATCCCTTAGTTACCCAATGATACTGCAACTTGATTGACCTAGACTTGCAAATTGCAAGCTTTCTCCAAAACAAACAAGTATTGGGgaataattaataattccaagctcaataatttactttaatttaaatgcagtcaaataaatacaataatattttattgagAATTCAAGGAGTTAGCCAGTTAGGTAGGTTATGGTAATcattattagtattagtattGACTCTGTAGTAAAATTTGAGTATAAATAGCTAAAAAAACATATTGGGCATTTGTCGGAGATCCGGCTCctttccatttcttttcttttcatttttcctaAGTTCTTGTTTAGATATGAGACACATAGCATAGGTAAGAATTAATAGCTAAGATTTGATtggttaaaataaaattctaattataacttagataataattaatattttataaaaatagtaATGCCACAATCATAGAAATATATTATCTTGTCCATAAATAGTCTTATAATTAAGGACTAAAATCTTATTTATATGGGAACGTGTGTTGTTGTATTCTAATTTAccgatttattttttattttttttgttttgtaaaattatattgCTATGTAGGTGAAAAGTTAaaactaggggtgtacaaaaccaaaccgaaaatcgaaccaaaccgcaaatcgagtccaatcgagaaaaaaaacccgactagtgattggtttgacttggtttggtattgaaaaaaaaaacccgactatatttgggttggtttggttttaactaacaaaaaccaacccgagaccaaatcaacccgacattgtatatttaattttaaaattttattttatacataaaaatatttactttgatataatttttaaatatttcttatactttttcatagtttttatcttttaatatattatttcaagtttgaaacttagaattctgaatgATTCAATAAAGATCACAAtccacagatgttggtaattgtaataaagcttaaatcaaaatcaaattaatactaatgcaaaaaggaaatcaattcaacactaagaatgaaaataatattgaatatgggttttacattggtttagacaattcaaatacataatctaattttaatttcctttaatatttagtcatgtaactaatacttattaaacttattttagcatgatttagtacttttaaattatgatcatttttattatgacttgttaatttgcaatatttgttttacgtgatttcattattattattattttgttggatattttagtgtcattactcatatcatattttgtgttattttcttaagaaacaccttaaatagttgtattttggtaggactaaagaaatatttgaagtacaagtaaattatatgtttgtatgaatactttactggaaaaatccaaaaaacccaaaaaaatcggataaaacccgagttttattggtttggtttggtttatagatttaaaaatccgacacaaatggtttggtttgatatttgaaaaacccgaaccaacccggttaTGTACTCCCCTAGTTAAAACTATGGTTATATAGGAGTTATTTAGGTgcttaaattgtatatttaagtttttaacCCATTATTTTGTTgagtccggagccaaaagggcaagttttttcctcaaaaaaacataaacggtataccaaaaaaattttaaaccAAAAGGGAAAAATCGCTACCTAGGGAGCCATATTTTTTAACGCCGTGTATGCCGCCgtcaaaaacttcaaaaaaattaaattcgtAACATCGCTACCTCAGCAGCGTTTTATTGTAAATCGCTGCATCAGCTGCGTTATccaatctttttttaaaaaaaaaaaaacattaaggaaAATTGGCAATTTTTAAACATCAAGAAAAATTGCTGCCAAAGAAGcgataattttaaataaaaaactagaaaattgcTGCCAACTATGCCCTCAAACTTTGTGTATGCATAAATATACACTTACACTTTATATACACACGTATCCTACATGGCGTCCTACGTGTACACAATGTAGGACgacatgtgtgtctacttgctcaactttatacaagtttaagtactTACTTGTGTACACTAAAAGTTGGAGAGCATAGATGTCAGTTGATGTCAAGTTAAATGGtagtatatattattcatgtattatgcCAAGACAAGGGACAAGGATAGTAAATCACATTGAAGGTCCCAAACAGATAAATTGAAGTTAACGTCCTTCAACATTTGAAATAGAAATGGAATTTCTGGAGCAAGGTGAAATATTTGGATCATCAGAGCCTCTGCTGCTATATGCCGGTCGCTTAGGCGGAGGAAGAAGTGTGTTACTGCAGAGCATGGAAACAATTGTAGCTGTATTTGGCCTGTAACTTGCATGTTCTTGCACACAAAGCAATCCCACAATGATGAATCTAACAACTTGTGTTGGTGTTTCAAGTGAACCAAACACCTTTGGATCCGGAAACTCGAGTATCTTGCCTTCATTCCACAGCTGCCATGCCTATAAAATCCATTGATATTAGTTTTGTCATGTGAAAATAGTAGTAGTATAGGATAGAAGAATATTCAAGTCCATTCTGACCTCTCGATAACAATCATCCTCGGCCAAGTTTTTTCGAACTTCcatattatgttatatttatatGTTCTTTATACTACATTTTCGCTATAGCAGCTAGACAAGAAATTACGTTATTATAAAGAGGTTTGACTGTATATGAGAAAATGAGAAATTCTTTcagtttttctcttttttcaccTGGTCCGGGAGGTTGAGAGAGTCTTCAGAGTGACAATAGCTGTTGTTTCTTTTACTGCTGATAATCTCTAACAATATGACACCAAAACTGAAGACATCCGACTTCTCGGAAAAAATTCCTTGTATTGCATATTCAGGGGACATGTAACCACTGCATTGATACACAAATATACAATttagttatgatgaatttcacTGCTATATATGAACAATTAATACTTACTAGGTACCGGCAATCCTGTTGGTATTTGCTATAGTTTGATTCCCTCCGAAAATCCTAGCCATTCCAAAATCTGAGATTTTGGGATTCATATCTTCGTCTAACAGAATATTGCTTGACTTAAGATCTCTGTGAATGATTTTTAGTCGTGAATCACGATGCAGATAAAGAAGACCTCTAGCTATCCCTTCAACGATACTATATCGTTGATTCCAACTCAATGCCGCCTTATCATTAGATCTTGATCCTCCTGCCAAGCACAAAGAGTAatttaatcataattcatcaagaAAAGTACTGTTTAAGTACTCTTGTTAATTAGCTCACCGAATATGAAAACGTCTAAGCTTCTGTTGGACATGTATTCATAGATCAGCAACTTTTCCTCCCCATGAACGCAAAATCCCATCAGTTTGACTAAGTTTCTGTGTTGAAGTCCAGAAATCAGTGTAACCTCATTCTTGAACTCTTCAATGCCTTGTCCTGAGCTCCTCGAAAGTCGTTTAATAGCAACCTCTTGTCCATTTGCTAATACCCCCTATATATGAATCACAAATGACTTCAACTAATAAGCAAATGAGTATAAACCATGTGAAATTTGCTCTACTTTTTCGATGATTAAAGCACACAcgagtgatatatatatataccttgtATACAGGTCCAAATCCTCCCTCTCCAAGTTTATTTCGATAACAAAAGTTCTTAGTAGCAGTTTCTATGCACTTGAAGCTGAAAACTAGTAATTCTGTACTTCTACCTTGAGTAAAACTGTTATGAAGCAAATTTGTTGCTGAAGAGTGTTTTGAAGCTATGCAAAAAGGGACTAAACTCCCAATGCCTGATAAAAtctagaaaaaattaaagtctTTCCAAAAGATAGCGGAAAGTTGTGCCTCTAACAACTGTAAAAattgactctttttttttttttaccttttttcctGATCTTCAATACATATATAGTGCAAACAATAAGAATCAGGCCGAATGTCGCTGAGACAATAATTGCAATATGGGCTCCTGTTAGCATCCTCCTCTTATCTGCATGACAAAAGGCAACTCGataagaaaaaaactaaaacatgaggtctcaagttcagATTCCGATGGAAGCAAAAGCATACTAGGTGTTTTTTCACATCTACTTAAGCCTTAGTGAGCAGAATTACTCAGTATCCCTATTGGTGAGAGGTAGCAAGTACTTGATGGAATAGGCGGAGCTACAGGCCTGTCTACAGAGTCTGTAGAATCCAGTAGCTTTGGGCTAGACCATATATTATTTGTGTTTAAGGATCCATTTAAtaagtataaataatttattcaagaCCCAGTAATTTGGTTTTTCTAGAATCCAAAATCCATAAACTCAAAATCCTAGCTCTGTCTCCGAGAATAGTTCAGGCGCACTAAATTTGGCCTGAACACTACAGTCATAAAAAGAGAATGTGAATCCAACAAATGATTAGAGACAAATAACATAGGCAAACTACTAAAACAAATCCAAAATGAAGTGAAGTTTTGTTCGAGTAGTAATAAAATGGGATGTTTATAGAGAAAATTGGTGCTATGTTGCTCAGTCTCTTCAAAAGTATTGTCGTGTgcatgtcggatcctccaatAATAGTGTgttttttggaggatccgataCAGGTGCAACAACGTTTTTGGAGTGTCTGAGCAACATAGAATTGGTGTATCTGTATCTACCAAGTTGGGAATGTGCGAGGCGAATGTATAGTTGCTCTCCACCACGGGCGAACTCTTGGAGGTCAATAAGTTCTTTTCCCCAAATCATGCAGCCTATTCCATCCACATAAGCATATGCCAAACAAGAACAATTCTTCAAGCAAGAGTTTTCACATTCCATTTTATCCCAAGTAGGTAGGTAATGTGAAAAATCTGGTAGTTTCATCCCTGAAACGGATAAAAACACATCCCCTCTCTTTCTCTCATCATCAGAATTCGGACTAGTGATCGTCTCCTCACACTGAAATTGTGCTCTCCGGACACAACCACTAGTCCAATTCCCCTCGTTCCATTCACCGATAGACTTTGGTTCATAGCCCTTCAAACATTTGCATATTGGTGAATCATTATCCTTGCAACTTCCAAAAGGACCACATGTG
It encodes the following:
- the LOC125871862 gene encoding pathogenesis-related leaf protein 4-like, whose protein sequence is MGLFNISLLLTCCLMVLAIFHSCDAQNSPQDYLAVHNDARAQVGVGPMSWDAGLASRAQNYANSRTGDCNLIHSGAGENLAKGSGDFTGRAAVELWVGEKPNYNYGTNQCASGQVCGHYTQVVWRNSVRLGCGRARCNNGWWFISCNYDPVGNYVGQRPY
- the LOC125869998 gene encoding G-type lectin S-receptor-like serine/threonine-protein kinase At1g11330; the encoded protein is MNAICVATDTISMNQQVVDGETLVSAGGIFELGFFSPNGSQGRYVGIWYKGLPVEKVAWVANRERALIGSYGVLMINASDGNLVLVDDKNMPVWSTEINLVSNNNTIAVLTDQGNLVLRDKNELNESVLLWESFNHPSDTLLPRMKIGLNTRTGEQIVVTSWKDEKNPSLGSFSTAVVDPHELLQVLILNGSSKHFRSGQWNRRSFIGVPSMTKDFHNGFQLLMDNNGEELYFTYAILNYSAPTLIYFDSYGALIQMDWDAEENKWLKVQVVPKGQCDLYNTCGPFGSCKDNDSPICKCLKGYEPKSIGEWNEGNWTSGCVRRAQFQCEETITSPNSDDERKRGDVFLSVSGMKLPDFSHYLPTWDKMECENSCLKNCSCLAYAYVDGIGCMIWGKELIDLQEFARGGEQLYIRLAHSQLDKRRMLTGAHIAIIVSATFGLILIVCTIYVLKIRKKGIGSLVPFCIASKHSSATNLLHNSFTQGRSTELLVFSFKCIETATKNFCYRNKLGEGGFGPVYKGVLANGQEVAIKRLSRSSGQGIEEFKNEVTLISGLQHRNLVKLMGFCVHGEEKLLIYEYMSNRSLDVFIFGGSRSNDKAALSWNQRYSIVEGIARGLLYLHRDSRLKIIHRDLKSSNILLDEDMNPKISDFGMARIFGGNQTIANTNRIAGTYGYMSPEYAIQGIFSEKSDVFSFGVILLEIISSKRNNSYCHSEDSLNLPDQAWQLWNEGKILEFPDPKVFGSLETPTQVVRFIIVGLLCVQEHASYRPNTATIVSMLCSNTLLPPPKRPAYSSRGSDDPNISPCSRNSISISNVEGR